One part of the Girardinichthys multiradiatus isolate DD_20200921_A chromosome 10, DD_fGirMul_XY1, whole genome shotgun sequence genome encodes these proteins:
- the wdr90 gene encoding WD repeat-containing protein 90 isoform X4: MASAGWQHPYVNIFKHVKVEEWRKSAKAGDVSSYMDKTLKCPVFRIKGPVPTNSYILVPKNTEHSLGLTGHYFYLLFRPTPGKYFMVHLDVAVEEGQVVRISFSNMFKEFRSTATWLQFPFLCGAAKDSVYENTSRSARHGLVGPAPTSVRWTCLMMDLRFTLSVYLNRRYSHLKSIRLCANMVVKNMFTSDLLLDPGVSFREAKQRGLSSSQGTGPIPREMSFPVPKGSSWEDLYDHIKFPSEGTKLPFDSIQKDDLKPKARSSSNERSPVTDECHFAKISRSVQDRVSLSQQITIPKLPPRNQTAVVSSMLKLSMLSSQPKDWPCLDDGLRPDSTHFSSQRVSSRPRRGTDDGGIHLYVHPEDALSVHGEESEDEVVCTTESHPVSLPSFKESKQQKLLPDPILRLSRIIGFGGATTRHVLWTKAGDAAVYPCHAIIVSMKILSNEQRFFIGHTDKISALTFNGNTTLLASAQSGNNSMVRVWNYNQGTCLTMFRGHAHSLCCLSFSYGGGILCGVGKDGHNKTMVVVWNTMNVSKGGDVTIITKAHTDVDITTMKVAFFDDTRMVSCGRENIRLWRVRNGTLRSCPVNLGEYHSLDFTDVTFEEGISSDQHIDDRTLFACTRSGHIFEIDYSRVAVKNVRRLLPGPQQHADRREKPTFNTGPGVAINSISVSPSFCATGSEDGFLRLWTLDFSAVILEAEHEGAVSKVMVSFDGLQVLAATSTGNLGFLDVSSRGYNTLMRSHADTVLGFSVDGIRRHLTTASADGTIRVWNMDSLHQLYDFVSEDNPCSVAFHPHEQTFSCGFSSGTVRVFDISSAKLLAEHKQHRGEVIGLTFSSDGEFMFSADSEGSLALYTASEEDHSVTRVACNVVARGTERAPDALAVSSDSSRLAFVGPSSYIVTIADARSLDELLHVDVSILDVESPQLDSALKVCFSPASAELLLITTSAHKILWLSTKTGRLLRQVSKVHQHPCSSLAVSEDSRFLLTSGHNAVKVWDYNMTHHVNSQMFIGHSEPIRQVRFTPDQLGVVSVGDAIFLWDFLADPVECLTDSSSQFKASPSSPLAADTEVNRAQLSNGMPRQTAPLPSSQHQLDASAMDPVIQGGLGFLSVCEDDPAKPVQTTGPSQSSDSRPAVSFLKVTNLDSFSPLNAHHMDTMELSQNKPVRPDCYKHYIPHLKTSSLDQSIAAPQPQDEGIKLKAVIGYNGNGRGNMVWSPDQGLFAYSCGCVVVVEHLHTGTQRHLQGHSKEISCLAISNDAQTMASAAGGPNSRSLIYIWDVQAGTCRSTVSYHKGAVQSLAFSRDDLFFLSVGDFSDSGLALWRTENFQLLSTVNMSGPIHEAAFSPSAASQMACVGSHGVYFCLIHTHASNADIKVQRVSAPSEVGDVELTALCYHMDSFLLTSSNQGHVCAWDISKQSCFMIWKADDGEIGVLLCRGNRLLTGSNTHWLRLWEVEAVQGLSETKVVVEQEIMLDGTMVSAAFDTSMDMGIVGTTAGTLWYINWSDNSSIRLVSGHRSKVNDVVFSSDEHHFATCSEDGSVRVWSTSSYELVVQFQVINQACGCLCWSPSSSGDSSSIAAGYGDGTLRIFRLASTDMEMKLHPHYVAVTAVTYSASGHVILSAGKNGLVAVSSSISGATIRVIRDHKGATINSVQCVNEQCKKFGLEGNEMFLAAGADRRVSVWATDWSKEKCDLLDWLSFPAPSNSADDSLPPSLAAFYPADHSLLVYTGYGVEKELSFYSLAKKQIIKKISLTHWATCISLSSKSRLLAVGSRERVLKLIKSTSGKFQDFLQHSDSLQTCRFSPSGMLLFSAAYNEVLLWEVPGL, translated from the exons ATGGCCTCAGCAG GTTGGCAGCATCCTTACGTGAATATATTCAAACATGTTAAAGTTGAGGAATGGAGAAAGTCGGCCAAAGCTGGAGATGTGTCCTCTTATATG GACAAGACATTGAAGTGTCCGGTGTTTCGGATCAAGGGTCCCGTTCCCACCAACAGCTACATCCTAGTACCCAAAAACACCGAGCACTCTCTGGGGCTGACCGGGCACTACTTCTATCTTCTCTTCAGGCCCACTCCTGGGAAATACTTCATGGTCCACCTTGATGTCGCTGTGGAG GAGGGCCAGGTGGTCCGGATCTCCTTCTCCAACATGTTCAAAGAGTTCAGGTCCACGGCTACATGGCTTCAGTTTCCATTCCTTTGTGGAGCGGCGAAGGATTCAGTTTATGAAAACACCTCGAGATCTGCACGGCATG GTTTAGTGGGTCCTGCTCCCACCTCAGTGCGTTGGACCTGCCTGATGATGGATCTGCGCTTCACTCTTTCTGTCTACCTCAATCGTCGCTACAGTCACCTGAAGAGCATCAGGCTTTGtgcaaacatggtggtgaaaaACATGTTCACCAGCGACCTGCTGCTGGATCCGG GAGTTTCCTtcagagaagcaaagcaaagaGGTCTGTCTTCCTCTCAGGGAACAGGTCCGATTCCCAGAGAAATGTCATTCCCAGTTCCTAAAGGAAGCTCCTGGGAGGACCTGTATGATCACATAAA GTTTCCCTCAGAAGGCACAAAGCTACCATTTGACTCCATTCAAAAAGACGATCTAAAGCCAAAAGCTA GAAGTTCTTCAAACGAAAGAAGCCCAGTAACAGACGAGTGTCACTTTGCCAAAATCAGCAGATCGGTTCAAGACCGAGTTTCCCTCAGTCAGCAGATCACCATCCCAAAACTA CCACCAAGAAATCAAACAGCTGTGGTGTCCAGCATGCTCAAGTTGAGTATGTTGTCTTCTCAGCCGAAGGACTGGCCTTGCCTTGATGATGGCCTGCGACCGGATTCAACCCACTTCAGTTCACAGCGTGTCTCATCCCGGCCACGCCGTGGGACAGATGATGGTGGAATTCATCTGTATGTGCATCCTGAAGATGCTCTCAGCGTACACGGAGAAGAAAGTGAAGATGAG GTGGTGTGTACTACCGAGTCACATCCTGTGTCTTTGCCCTCTTTCAAAGAAAGCAAACAGCAG AAGCTGCTGCCCGACCCAATCCTCAGGCTCAGTCGAATCATTGGCTTTGGAGGAGCCACTACTAGACAT GTTCTTTGGACCAAAGCGGGGGATGCAGCGGTGTATCCATGTCATGCAATTATTGTATCTATGAAGATTCTGTCTAACGAGCAGAGATTCTTCATCGGCCACACTGATAAG ATTTCTGCACTGACCtttaatggaaacacaacaCTACTGGCCTCAGCACAAAGTGGCAACAATAGCATGGTCCGAGTGTGGAACTATAATCAGGGAACCTGTCTGACGATGTTCAGGGGTCATGCTCATTCTTTATGCTGTCTGAG TTTCTCGTATGGAGGTGGCATTCTCTGTGGAGTGGGTAAAGACGGACACAATAAAACG ATGGTGGTGGTGTGGAACACTATGAACGTTTCTAAAGGTGGAGATGTGACCATCATAACCAAAGCGCACACAGATGTGGACATTACTACCATGAAGGTTGCCTTCTTTGATGATACCAG GATGGTGTCATGTGGTCGTGAAAATATCCGTCTGTGGAGAGTTCGGAACGGAACCTTGCGGTCCTGCCCGGTCAACCTTGGCGAGTACCACTCACTGGACTTCACCGATGTGACCTTTGAGGAGGGGATCTCCTCTGATCAGCATATTGATGACCGAACGCT ATTCGCCTGCACTCGAAGTGGCCATATTTTTGAGATAGACTACAGCAGAGTAGCCGTTAAAAATGTAAGGAGGTTGTTGCCTGGACCCCAGCAGCATGCAGACCGCAGGGAGAAACCCACTTTTAACACTG GTCCTGGAGTCGCCATCAACAGCATCAGTGTGTCTCCATCATTCTGTGCTACCGGCTCTGAAGATGGCTTCCTGCGGCTCTGGACCCTTGATTTCTCTGCTGTCATTTTAGAGGCTG AGCACGAAGGAGCAGTGAGCAAGGTGATGGTGTCATTTGACGGCCTGCAGGTGTTGGCAGCCACATCCACGGGAAACCTGGGCTTCCTGGATGTGAGCAGCCGCGGCTACAACACTCTAATGAGGTCCCACGCAGACACCGTGTTGGGCTTCAGCGTGGACGGCATTCGGCGCCATCTAACCACAGCCTCCGCCGATGGAACGATTCGCGTGTGGAACATGGATTCCTTGCATCAG ctGTATGATTTTGTATCGGAAGACAACCCTTGCTCCGTGGCGTTTCATCCACATGAGCAGACCTTCTCTTGTGGCTTCAGCTCCGGAACCGTCAGAGTTTTTGACATTTCCAGTGCCAAGCTGTTGGCCGAGCACAA GCAGCACCGAGGGGAAGTGATTGGTCTGACCTTTTCTTCAGATGGGGAGTTCATGTTCAGCGCTGATTCAGAGGGATCTTTGGCGCTTTATACCGCCTCTGAGGAGGATCACAGTGTAACCAGAGTGGCAT GTAACGTAGTGGCTCGAGGCACTGAGCGTGCTCCAGACGCCCTCGCAGTCAGCAGTGACAGCAGCCGGCTGGCGTTTGTTGGTCCCTCGTCGTACATCGTCACCATCGCTGATGCTCGGTCTCTAGATGAG CTGCTCCATGTAGATGTGAGTATTTTGGATGTGGAAAGCCCCCAGTTGGATTCAGCGCTGAAGGTCTGCTTCTCTCCGGCCTCCGCTGAACTTTTGCTCATCACCACATCTGCACACAAGATCCTTTGGCTCAGCACCAAGACAGGCCGTCTGCTCAGACAG GTGTCCAAGGTGCACCAGCATCCATGCTCTTCTCTGGCTGTGAGTGAAGACAGTCGCTTCCTCCTGACGTCTGGACACAATGCTGTGAAAGTTTGGGATTATAACATGACTCATCACGTTAACTCACAG ATGTTTATAGGCCACAGTGAGCCTATTCGCCAGGTCCGCTTCACCCCTGACCAGCTCGGGGTCGTCTCAGTGGGAGATGCCATATTTCTTTGGGACTTCCTGGCAGATCCTGTTGAATGTTTAACTGACAGTAG CTCCCAGTTTAAAGCAAGCCCCAGCTCACCTCTGGCAGCAG ACACTGAAGTGAATAGAGCACAGCTGTCCAATGGGATGCCCCGGCAGACGGCTCCCCTCCCCTCCTCACAGCACCAACTGGATGCCAGCGCTATGGACCCAGTTATTCAGGGAG GTCTGggtttcctttctgtttgtgaaGATGACCCAGCAAAGCCAGTTCAAACTACTGGTCCAAGTCAGAGCTCTGATTCCAGACCTGCCGTTTCCTTTCTCAAAGTCACCAACCTGGACAGCTTTTCCCCCCTGAATGCACATCACATGGACACCA TGGAGCTGAGTCAGAACAAACCAGTGCGTCCAGATTGCTATAAACACTATATTCCTCATTTAAAGACCTCCTCTCTGGATCAG TCCATTGCAGCTCCTCAGCCTCAGGATGAAGGCATAAAGCTTAAAGCAGTGATTGGCTACAATGGCAATGGTAGAGGCAACATGGTCTGGAGCCCTGATCAAG GGTTGTTTGCATACTCTTGTGGCtgtgtggtggtggtggagcaTCTTCATACAGGAACCCAGAGACACCTGCAGGGCCACAGCAAGGAGATCTCCTGTCTTGCTATTTCAAATGATGCCCAG ACCATGGCATCCGCAGCTGGAGGTCCTAACAGCAGAAGCCTAATCTACATCTGGGATGTTCAGGCTGGAACTTGTCGTAGCACCGTCTCCTACCATAAGGGGGCAGTGCAAAGCCTGGCCTTCTCTAGGGATGacctcttcttcctctctgttg GAGACTTCTCAGATTCAGGGTTGGCGCTGTGGAGGACGGAGAACTTCCAGTTGTTATCTACAGTGAATATGTCTGGACCAATCCACGAAGCAGCTTTTAGCCCCTCAGCAGCCAGTCAGATGGCATGTGTGGGGAGTCATGGGGTCTACTTCTGCCTCATCCACACACACGCTTCAAACGCAGACATCAAG GTCCAAAGGGTGTCGGCTCCGTCAGAGGTGGGTGATGTGGAGCTGACAGCACTGTGCTACCACATGGACTCCTTTCTGTTAACAAGCTCAAACCAAGGACATGTTTGCGCATGGGACATTAGCAAGCAGAGCTGCTTTATGATCTGGaaagcagatgatggagaaatTG GAGTGCTGCTTTGTCGAGGGAATCGCTTGCTGACGGGCAGTAACACCCACTGGCTGCGGTTATGGGAAGTAGAAGCTGTACAGGGCCTGAG TGAGACAAAGGTGGTCGTGGAGCAAGAGATAATGCTGGACGGGACGATGGTCAGTGCAGCCTTCGATACCTCTATGGACATGGGCATTGTGGGCACCACAGCAGGAACCCTCTGGTACATCAACTGGTCCGACAACAGCAGCATCCGTCTGGTCAGCGGGCACAGGTCAAAG GTCAACGATGTTGTTTTCAGCTCTGATGAACACCACTTTGCCACCTGCAGCGAAGACGGCAGTGTGAGGGTGTGGTCAACCTCCAGCTATGAACTGGTGGTGCAGTTCCAGGTGATCAACCAG GCCTGtggctgtttgtgttggagTCCCTCTTCTAGCGGAGACAGCTCAAGTATCGCGGCAGGATACGGCGACGGGACTCTGAGGATTTTCCGGCTCGCTTCGACAGACATGGAAATGAAGCTGCATCCTCATTATGTGGCTGTTACTGCTGTCACTTACTCTGCCAGTG gtCACGTGATCCTTTCAGCAGGAAAGAACGGCCTGGTAGCTGTGAGCAGCTCAATAAGTGGAGCAACAATTCGTGTCATCAGGGACCATAAAGGAGCAACAATAAACTCAGTCCAGTGTGTGAATGAACAG TGCAAGAAGTTTGGACTGGAAGGAAATGAGATGTTTCTGGCTGCCGGTGCCGACAGACGGGTCAGTGTGTGGGCCACCGACTGGTCGAAGGAGAAGTGTGATCTGCTGGACTGGCTGTCGTTTCCTGCTCCGTCCAACTCTGCG
- the wdr90 gene encoding WD repeat-containing protein 90 isoform X2 produces MASAGWQHPYVNIFKHVKVEEWRKSAKAGDVSSYMDKTLKCPVFRIKGPVPTNSYILVPKNTEHSLGLTGHYFYLLFRPTPGKYFMVHLDVAVEEGQVVRISFSNMFKEFRSTATWLQFPFLCGAAKDSVYENTSRSARHGLVGPAPTSVRWTCLMMDLRFTLSVYLNRRYSHLKSIRLCANMVVKNMFTSDLLLDPGVSFREAKQRGLSSSQGTGPIPREMSFPVPKGSSWEDLYDHIKFPSEGTKLPFDSIQKDDLKPKARSSSNERSPVTDECHFAKISRSVQDRVSLSQQITIPKLPPRNQTAVVSSMLKLSMLSSQPKDWPCLDDGLRPDSTHFSSQRVSSRPRRGTDDGGIHLYVHPEDALSVHGEESEDEVVCTTESHPVSLPSFKESKQQKLLPDPILRLSRIIGFGGATTRHVLWTKAGDAAVYPCHAIIVSMKILSNEQRFFIGHTDKISALTFNGNTTLLASAQSGNNSMVRVWNYNQGTCLTMFRGHAHSLCCLSFSYGGGILCGVGKDGHNKTMVVVWNTMNVSKGGDVTIITKAHTDVDITTMKVAFFDDTRMVSCGRENIRLWRVRNGTLRSCPVNLGEYHSLDFTDVTFEEGISSDQHIDDRTLFACTRSGHIFEIDYSRVAVKNVRRLLPGPQQHADRREKPTFNTGPGVAINSISVSPSFCATGSEDGFLRLWTLDFSAVILEAEHEGAVSKVMVSFDGLQVLAATSTGNLGFLDVSSRGYNTLMRSHADTVLGFSVDGIRRHLTTASADGTIRVWNMDSLHQLYDFVSEDNPCSVAFHPHEQTFSCGFSSGTVRVFDISSAKLLAEHKQHRGEVIGLTFSSDGEFMFSADSEGSLALYTASEEDHSVTRVACNVVARGTERAPDALAVSSDSSRLAFVGPSSYIVTIADARSLDELLHVDVSILDVESPQLDSALKVCFSPASAELLLITTSAHKILWLSTKTGRLLRQVSKVHQHPCSSLAVSEDSRFLLTSGHNAVKVWDYNMTHHVNSQMFIGHSEPIRQVRFTPDQLGVVSVGDAIFLWDFLADPVECLTDSSSQFKASPSSPLAADTEVNRAQLSNGMPRQTAPLPSSQHQLDASAMDPVIQGGLGFLSVCEDDPAKPVQTTGPSQSSDSRPAVSFLKVTNLDSFSPLNAHHMDTMELSQNKPVRPDCYKHYIPHLKTSSLDQSIAAPQPQDEGIKLKAVIGYNGNGRGNMVWSPDQGLFAYSCGCVVVVEHLHTGTQRHLQGHSKEISCLAISNDAQTMASAAGGPNSRSLIYIWDVQAGTCRSTVSYHKGAVQSLAFSRDDLFFLSVDFSDSGLALWRTENFQLLSTVNMSGPIHEAAFSPSAASQMACVGSHGVYFCLIHTHASNADIKVQRVSAPSEVGDVELTALCYHMDSFLLTSSNQGHVCAWDISKQSCFMIWKADDGEIGVLLCRGNRLLTGSNTHWLRLWEVEAVQGLRSAENICRINGETKVVVEQEIMLDGTMVSAAFDTSMDMGIVGTTAGTLWYINWSDNSSIRLVSGHRSKVNDVVFSSDEHHFATCSEDGSVRVWSTSSYELVVQFQVINQACGCLCWSPSSSGDSSSIAAGYGDGTLRIFRLASTDMEMKLHPHYVAVTAVTYSASGHVILSAGKNGLVAVSSSISGATIRVIRDHKGATINSVQCVNEQCKKFGLEGNEMFLAAGADRRVSVWATDWSKEKCDLLDWLSFPAPSNSADDSLPPSLAAFYPADHSLLVYTGYGVEKELSFYSLAKKQIIKKISLTHWATCISLSSKSRLLAVGSRERVLKLIKSTSGKFQDFLQHSDSLQTCRFSPSGMLLFSAAYNEVLLWEVPGL; encoded by the exons ATGGCCTCAGCAG GTTGGCAGCATCCTTACGTGAATATATTCAAACATGTTAAAGTTGAGGAATGGAGAAAGTCGGCCAAAGCTGGAGATGTGTCCTCTTATATG GACAAGACATTGAAGTGTCCGGTGTTTCGGATCAAGGGTCCCGTTCCCACCAACAGCTACATCCTAGTACCCAAAAACACCGAGCACTCTCTGGGGCTGACCGGGCACTACTTCTATCTTCTCTTCAGGCCCACTCCTGGGAAATACTTCATGGTCCACCTTGATGTCGCTGTGGAG GAGGGCCAGGTGGTCCGGATCTCCTTCTCCAACATGTTCAAAGAGTTCAGGTCCACGGCTACATGGCTTCAGTTTCCATTCCTTTGTGGAGCGGCGAAGGATTCAGTTTATGAAAACACCTCGAGATCTGCACGGCATG GTTTAGTGGGTCCTGCTCCCACCTCAGTGCGTTGGACCTGCCTGATGATGGATCTGCGCTTCACTCTTTCTGTCTACCTCAATCGTCGCTACAGTCACCTGAAGAGCATCAGGCTTTGtgcaaacatggtggtgaaaaACATGTTCACCAGCGACCTGCTGCTGGATCCGG GAGTTTCCTtcagagaagcaaagcaaagaGGTCTGTCTTCCTCTCAGGGAACAGGTCCGATTCCCAGAGAAATGTCATTCCCAGTTCCTAAAGGAAGCTCCTGGGAGGACCTGTATGATCACATAAA GTTTCCCTCAGAAGGCACAAAGCTACCATTTGACTCCATTCAAAAAGACGATCTAAAGCCAAAAGCTA GAAGTTCTTCAAACGAAAGAAGCCCAGTAACAGACGAGTGTCACTTTGCCAAAATCAGCAGATCGGTTCAAGACCGAGTTTCCCTCAGTCAGCAGATCACCATCCCAAAACTA CCACCAAGAAATCAAACAGCTGTGGTGTCCAGCATGCTCAAGTTGAGTATGTTGTCTTCTCAGCCGAAGGACTGGCCTTGCCTTGATGATGGCCTGCGACCGGATTCAACCCACTTCAGTTCACAGCGTGTCTCATCCCGGCCACGCCGTGGGACAGATGATGGTGGAATTCATCTGTATGTGCATCCTGAAGATGCTCTCAGCGTACACGGAGAAGAAAGTGAAGATGAG GTGGTGTGTACTACCGAGTCACATCCTGTGTCTTTGCCCTCTTTCAAAGAAAGCAAACAGCAG AAGCTGCTGCCCGACCCAATCCTCAGGCTCAGTCGAATCATTGGCTTTGGAGGAGCCACTACTAGACAT GTTCTTTGGACCAAAGCGGGGGATGCAGCGGTGTATCCATGTCATGCAATTATTGTATCTATGAAGATTCTGTCTAACGAGCAGAGATTCTTCATCGGCCACACTGATAAG ATTTCTGCACTGACCtttaatggaaacacaacaCTACTGGCCTCAGCACAAAGTGGCAACAATAGCATGGTCCGAGTGTGGAACTATAATCAGGGAACCTGTCTGACGATGTTCAGGGGTCATGCTCATTCTTTATGCTGTCTGAG TTTCTCGTATGGAGGTGGCATTCTCTGTGGAGTGGGTAAAGACGGACACAATAAAACG ATGGTGGTGGTGTGGAACACTATGAACGTTTCTAAAGGTGGAGATGTGACCATCATAACCAAAGCGCACACAGATGTGGACATTACTACCATGAAGGTTGCCTTCTTTGATGATACCAG GATGGTGTCATGTGGTCGTGAAAATATCCGTCTGTGGAGAGTTCGGAACGGAACCTTGCGGTCCTGCCCGGTCAACCTTGGCGAGTACCACTCACTGGACTTCACCGATGTGACCTTTGAGGAGGGGATCTCCTCTGATCAGCATATTGATGACCGAACGCT ATTCGCCTGCACTCGAAGTGGCCATATTTTTGAGATAGACTACAGCAGAGTAGCCGTTAAAAATGTAAGGAGGTTGTTGCCTGGACCCCAGCAGCATGCAGACCGCAGGGAGAAACCCACTTTTAACACTG GTCCTGGAGTCGCCATCAACAGCATCAGTGTGTCTCCATCATTCTGTGCTACCGGCTCTGAAGATGGCTTCCTGCGGCTCTGGACCCTTGATTTCTCTGCTGTCATTTTAGAGGCTG AGCACGAAGGAGCAGTGAGCAAGGTGATGGTGTCATTTGACGGCCTGCAGGTGTTGGCAGCCACATCCACGGGAAACCTGGGCTTCCTGGATGTGAGCAGCCGCGGCTACAACACTCTAATGAGGTCCCACGCAGACACCGTGTTGGGCTTCAGCGTGGACGGCATTCGGCGCCATCTAACCACAGCCTCCGCCGATGGAACGATTCGCGTGTGGAACATGGATTCCTTGCATCAG ctGTATGATTTTGTATCGGAAGACAACCCTTGCTCCGTGGCGTTTCATCCACATGAGCAGACCTTCTCTTGTGGCTTCAGCTCCGGAACCGTCAGAGTTTTTGACATTTCCAGTGCCAAGCTGTTGGCCGAGCACAA GCAGCACCGAGGGGAAGTGATTGGTCTGACCTTTTCTTCAGATGGGGAGTTCATGTTCAGCGCTGATTCAGAGGGATCTTTGGCGCTTTATACCGCCTCTGAGGAGGATCACAGTGTAACCAGAGTGGCAT GTAACGTAGTGGCTCGAGGCACTGAGCGTGCTCCAGACGCCCTCGCAGTCAGCAGTGACAGCAGCCGGCTGGCGTTTGTTGGTCCCTCGTCGTACATCGTCACCATCGCTGATGCTCGGTCTCTAGATGAG CTGCTCCATGTAGATGTGAGTATTTTGGATGTGGAAAGCCCCCAGTTGGATTCAGCGCTGAAGGTCTGCTTCTCTCCGGCCTCCGCTGAACTTTTGCTCATCACCACATCTGCACACAAGATCCTTTGGCTCAGCACCAAGACAGGCCGTCTGCTCAGACAG GTGTCCAAGGTGCACCAGCATCCATGCTCTTCTCTGGCTGTGAGTGAAGACAGTCGCTTCCTCCTGACGTCTGGACACAATGCTGTGAAAGTTTGGGATTATAACATGACTCATCACGTTAACTCACAG ATGTTTATAGGCCACAGTGAGCCTATTCGCCAGGTCCGCTTCACCCCTGACCAGCTCGGGGTCGTCTCAGTGGGAGATGCCATATTTCTTTGGGACTTCCTGGCAGATCCTGTTGAATGTTTAACTGACAGTAG CTCCCAGTTTAAAGCAAGCCCCAGCTCACCTCTGGCAGCAG ACACTGAAGTGAATAGAGCACAGCTGTCCAATGGGATGCCCCGGCAGACGGCTCCCCTCCCCTCCTCACAGCACCAACTGGATGCCAGCGCTATGGACCCAGTTATTCAGGGAG GTCTGggtttcctttctgtttgtgaaGATGACCCAGCAAAGCCAGTTCAAACTACTGGTCCAAGTCAGAGCTCTGATTCCAGACCTGCCGTTTCCTTTCTCAAAGTCACCAACCTGGACAGCTTTTCCCCCCTGAATGCACATCACATGGACACCA TGGAGCTGAGTCAGAACAAACCAGTGCGTCCAGATTGCTATAAACACTATATTCCTCATTTAAAGACCTCCTCTCTGGATCAG TCCATTGCAGCTCCTCAGCCTCAGGATGAAGGCATAAAGCTTAAAGCAGTGATTGGCTACAATGGCAATGGTAGAGGCAACATGGTCTGGAGCCCTGATCAAG GGTTGTTTGCATACTCTTGTGGCtgtgtggtggtggtggagcaTCTTCATACAGGAACCCAGAGACACCTGCAGGGCCACAGCAAGGAGATCTCCTGTCTTGCTATTTCAAATGATGCCCAG ACCATGGCATCCGCAGCTGGAGGTCCTAACAGCAGAAGCCTAATCTACATCTGGGATGTTCAGGCTGGAACTTGTCGTAGCACCGTCTCCTACCATAAGGGGGCAGTGCAAAGCCTGGCCTTCTCTAGGGATGacctcttcttcctctctgttg ACTTCTCAGATTCAGGGTTGGCGCTGTGGAGGACGGAGAACTTCCAGTTGTTATCTACAGTGAATATGTCTGGACCAATCCACGAAGCAGCTTTTAGCCCCTCAGCAGCCAGTCAGATGGCATGTGTGGGGAGTCATGGGGTCTACTTCTGCCTCATCCACACACACGCTTCAAACGCAGACATCAAG GTCCAAAGGGTGTCGGCTCCGTCAGAGGTGGGTGATGTGGAGCTGACAGCACTGTGCTACCACATGGACTCCTTTCTGTTAACAAGCTCAAACCAAGGACATGTTTGCGCATGGGACATTAGCAAGCAGAGCTGCTTTATGATCTGGaaagcagatgatggagaaatTG GAGTGCTGCTTTGTCGAGGGAATCGCTTGCTGACGGGCAGTAACACCCACTGGCTGCGGTTATGGGAAGTAGAAGCTGTACAGGGCCTGAGGTCTGCAGAAAACATCTGCAGGATAAATGG TGAGACAAAGGTGGTCGTGGAGCAAGAGATAATGCTGGACGGGACGATGGTCAGTGCAGCCTTCGATACCTCTATGGACATGGGCATTGTGGGCACCACAGCAGGAACCCTCTGGTACATCAACTGGTCCGACAACAGCAGCATCCGTCTGGTCAGCGGGCACAGGTCAAAG GTCAACGATGTTGTTTTCAGCTCTGATGAACACCACTTTGCCACCTGCAGCGAAGACGGCAGTGTGAGGGTGTGGTCAACCTCCAGCTATGAACTGGTGGTGCAGTTCCAGGTGATCAACCAG GCCTGtggctgtttgtgttggagTCCCTCTTCTAGCGGAGACAGCTCAAGTATCGCGGCAGGATACGGCGACGGGACTCTGAGGATTTTCCGGCTCGCTTCGACAGACATGGAAATGAAGCTGCATCCTCATTATGTGGCTGTTACTGCTGTCACTTACTCTGCCAGTG gtCACGTGATCCTTTCAGCAGGAAAGAACGGCCTGGTAGCTGTGAGCAGCTCAATAAGTGGAGCAACAATTCGTGTCATCAGGGACCATAAAGGAGCAACAATAAACTCAGTCCAGTGTGTGAATGAACAG TGCAAGAAGTTTGGACTGGAAGGAAATGAGATGTTTCTGGCTGCCGGTGCCGACAGACGGGTCAGTGTGTGGGCCACCGACTGGTCGAAGGAGAAGTGTGATCTGCTGGACTGGCTGTCGTTTCCTGCTCCGTCCAACTCTGCG